CTTCTCGAGCTGCGCCAGGCGCTTCTGGTTCGCCACGTAGTCCTCCTGCTGCGCGACGAGCTGACGCAGGCGGTTGGCGCGGTAGGTGGAGTAGTTGCCCTCGTAGGACTGGAGGCGGCCGTCCTCCAAGTGCAGTATGCCCTGCACGACGCGGTCGAGCAGGTAGCGGTTGTGCGAGACCATCAGGAGGGCGCCCCGGAAGCGCACGAGGAAGTCCTCCAGCCAGGCCACGCCCTCGTAGTCGAGGTGGTTCGCCGGCTCGTCCAGCAGGAGCAGGTCCGGCTCGGCCAGCAGCGCCTCGGCCATGCCGAGCACGTTCTTCTCGCCGCCGGACAGCGAGCCCACCTTCTGTTCGGCCCGACCGGCCAGGCCGAGGGCATCCAGCATCGCCTCGGCGCGCTGCGGAAACCCATGCCCTCCGATGCGTTCGAACGCGTCCGACGCCCGCTGATACGACCGCAAGGCCGCGTCCAGTTCGTCCTCGGCGGCCTCAGAGAGCCGAAGCTCCTGTTTGCGCAGGGCCTCGCTCAGCCGGTCGTGCTCGCGCAGGATGCACTGGGACACTGTCAGGTCATCGCCGTACTCGACGTGCTGAGGCACATAACCGATGCGGACGCCGCGGGGGGTCACCGCGTTGCCGTCGTTTGGTTCTTCCTGCCCCACGAGGATGCGGAGGATCGTCGTCTTGCCCGCGCCGTTCGGGCCGATCAGCCCCAGCTTCTGTCCGCTGCCGATCTGGAAGCTGACGCCGCGCAAAACGGTCTGCGGGCCGTAGGTCTTGGTGACGTTCTGGAAGTTCGCAAGCAACATGGGGCCAACTCCGACGCCCAAAACAGAAGAAGCCACGGTTCCCCGCGGCTTCGGCGGCAAGGCTCATGCGCAGCCACGGGGAATCGACGGAGCGGAAGCGCCAGCACATGGCGGGCGTACGTACAGGCCCACCACCTGCCCGCTCGTGCTTCCGATGCCGCTAACTCATCCCCGTGGCTCCCGACAGACGAAAAGGCGTGCCGACATGGTACGCGGTCCCTGCGCCGCCGTCAAGGCGGATCCGGACGAACACGGACACGCACGGCCCCCTCCAGCGTGGCGCACACAGTTCCACGCGGTCCGTGTCTGTCCGTGCCGGCCCGTGTGCGTCCGTGCCCGCGGGCCTGGCATCACGTCCTGTGGAACTGTTTGTCCAGTTCCGCGCGCGTCAGGCGGATGGTCGTGGGCCGGCCGTGGGGGCAGGTGTCCGCGTGTTCGGTCTCGTTGCGCTGCTCCAACAGGCGGCGGAGCTGCTCGGGGCCGAGCCGCTGGCCCGCCTTGACGGCGCCCTTACAGGCCATCATCTTGACGATCGTCTCCAGGCGTCCGTCGACCTTCCGCGCGCCGTCCGGCCCCTCCAACTCGTCCATCAGGTCCCGGAAGAACGTGCGCCCATCGAACTTGCCCAGCACCTGCGGGAACGAGCGCACGATGACAGTCCGCTCGCCGAACGGCTCGATCTCCATGCCGAACCGCGCCAGTTCCTCCGCCAGATCCATCACGGCATAGAACTCCGGCTGCGGCAGCTCCACCAGTTCGGGCACGAGCAGGCGCTGACTGGTCAGGGGGCCTTCGGTGAGGCCGGCGCGAATGCGCTCGTAGAGGATCCGCTCGTGCAGGGCGTGCTGATCGATCAGAAGGATGGCGTCGCCGGCCTCTTCGACGATGTAG
This portion of the Candidatus Brocadiaceae bacterium genome encodes:
- a CDS encoding ABC-F family ATP-binding cassette domain-containing protein, whose translation is MLLANFQNVTKTYGPQTVLRGVSFQIGSGQKLGLIGPNGAGKTTILRILVGQEEPNDGNAVTPRGVRIGYVPQHVEYGDDLTVSQCILREHDRLSEALRKQELRLSEAAEDELDAALRSYQRASDAFERIGGHGFPQRAEAMLDALGLAGRAEQKVGSLSGGEKNVLGMAEALLAEPDLLLLDEPANHLDYEGVAWLEDFLVRFRGALLMVSHNRYLLDRVVQGILHLEDGRLQSYEGNYSTYRANRLRQLVAQQEDYVANQKRLAQLEK